A genomic segment from Ptychodera flava strain L36383 chromosome 23 unlocalized genomic scaffold, AS_Pfla_20210202 Scaffold_23__1_contigs__length_28996876_pilon, whole genome shotgun sequence encodes:
- the LOC139124010 gene encoding uncharacterized protein → MVRNEHEIDNVGSPILSTCANNEMDTTSDDTEQSLQVNCITEDHTTASDIHENFLLSNDEPTDSTCASSDISSDNSWSDIETESDDDTEDSNDSSGDESLTCDAPELTDTEVQLTCILSYIFRHTLSGSASKDLLKLLDMICPESPVLKNIKYDNLWEMASKTNYTVQHYCVLCNHLYPSDPDIFQCNENDCEGLRYKGPYSSQMKANRQPRCYFIIADIGAQLKNILERKGVWSLIEKSKLHTRSNQQQNKIADITDGEFYRKLSQPGQFLFGENNISTIFNTDGVPLYTSTGVKLWPVFLAINELPPGHRFSRDNMILAGIWQGKNAPPFREYMNAIGVEIGNLYKHGLVVDPHDVKGQKNVKVAIILGSMDLQAKAYVMNMTMHNGESGCITCKEKGLVVKQGKGHARCYPYRPPGQREDMRTTEGLICAAAVATRSNRVDGICGQNGLALYPELDLVTGLVPDYMHGVLLGVTKNLMYKWFSATQSKQPFFVGKRIKKYQRDFSIFNPPTILKDFREI, encoded by the coding sequence ATGGTGAGAAATGAACATGAAATAGATAATGTTGGCAGCCCTATTTTAAGCACATGTGCAAACAATGAAATGGATACTACCTCTGATGATACTGAGCAATCTTTGCAGGTAAATTGTATCACAGAAGACCACACTACTGCTTCTGacattcatgaaaattttctgttaTCTAATGATGAGCCCACTGACAGTACATGTGCATCATCTGATATTTCATCTGACAATTCCTGGAGTGACATTGAGACAGAATCTGATGATGATACTGAAGATTCAAATGACAGTTCTGGAGATGAATCATTGACATGTGATGCACCTGAACTGACTGACACAGAAGTACAACTTACTTGTATTCTCAGTTATATTTTCCGCCATACTTTGTCTGGTTCTGCATCCAAGGACCTACTGAAGCTTTTGGACATGATTTGTCCAGAATCACCAGTTTTGAAAAACATTAAGTATGACAACCTATGGGAAATGGCAAGTAAAACAAACTACACAGTTCAACACTACTGTGTACTTTGCAACCATCTGTATCCGAGTGATCCTGATATTTTCCAGTGTAATGAAAATGACTGTGAAGGGCTGCGTTACAAAGGCCCATATTCTAGCCAAATGAAAGCAAATCGTCAACCAAGATGTTACTTTATTATAGCTGATATTGGTGCTCAGTTAAAGAACATATTGGAAAGAAAAGGTGTGTGGAGCCTGATTGAAAAGTCTAAACTTCATACAAGAAGTAATcagcaacaaaacaaaatagctgACATTACAGATGGAGAGTTCTATCGCAAACTTTCACAACCTGGTCAATTTTTGTTTGGAGAAAATAATATAAGCACCATTTTCAACACTGATGGGGTGCCGCTGTATACATCCACAGGTGTGAAGCTGTGGCCAGTTTTTCTTGCGATAAATGAACTACCCCCAGGACACAGGTTTTCTCGTGATAATATGATATTGGCTGGTATTTGGCAGGGAAAAAATGCGCCACCTTTCAGAGAGTACATGAATGCCATTGGTGTGGAAATAGGAAACTTATATAAACATGGACTAGTGGTTGATCCACATGATGTAAAGGGCCAAAAGAATGTTAAGGTTGCCATTATTCTCGGTTCTATGGACCTACAAGCAAAAGCGTATGTGATGAACATGACCATGCATAATGGAGAATCTGGATGCATAACCTGTAAGGAAAAAGGTCTCGTTGTAAAGCAAGGAAAAGGACATGCTCGATGCTATCCATATCGTCCACCAGGTCAAAGGGAAGACATGCGTACAACGGAAGGGCTGATTTGTGCAGCAGCTGTAGCAACTCGGTCCAACAGAGTTGATGGAATATGTGGACAAAATGGTTTAGCCTTGTATCCAGAATTGGATCTTGTAACTGGATTAGTCCCTGATTACATGCATGGTGTCTTGCTTGGTGTCACTAAAAACCTCATGTATAAATGGTTTTCCGCAACACAATCTAAACAGCCATTTTTCGTAGGAAAACGCATTAAGAAATATCAAAGAGACTTCAGCATATTCAACCCCCCGACTATATTGAAAGACTTCCGAGAGATCTAG